Proteins found in one Syngnathus acus chromosome 9, fSynAcu1.2, whole genome shotgun sequence genomic segment:
- the LOC119127186 gene encoding zinc finger protein 391-like isoform X1 produces MVKSCCAIGCAYRFQKGDTKKLYRFPADLTRKDSWVAALRRAEHGRNSSKLWKPTIHSYICSDHFVGGAKSDDPLHPAYVPTLFSFTSSEKKKKKRKEASLHRHKRAERLDMPGNELCRAREELERQPAMLSSTQILQDVQQLIGCQIEPNLPHVKNEAEASPHSHVKDEEMEADVTKLPLTVIVVKTEDDDDKALEWSSIHGRTLSEDHLGGPRGDFLSPLSYGDNIPEPLRSGIDCEDVWQHRRSSSLDQVDPSRLFIKEEEEEADVSKFPLTVVVVKREDDEDEPPEWSRLYYASPSGDRCGPPPSDNHLAPLSDDDDTEELLRSNAEGDEKALECSEKETTLGNQETLQTCKKHVTCSVCGKSFAKQYLIRHMRTHTGEKPYSCSTCGKTFSQKPHRDSHMRTHTGEKPFPCSVCGTTFSRKEHVESHMKIHGREKPFSCATCGKTFSQKPYLISHMKTHTGEKTFSCSLCGKTFSHKSHVVSHMRTHTGEKPFQCSMCGKRFAHKSHEVKHMRTHTGEKPFRCSVCGKTFSRNDYMSSHMRVHTGEKPYGCLLCTKTFSLKSHLVTHMRIHTGEKPYSCAICGETYAHKNSLTVHMRTHKKGQ; encoded by the exons ATGGTGAAAAGTTGTTGTGCCATAGGATGTGCCTATCGCTTCCAAAAAGGCGATACCAAGAAGCTGTATCGGTTCCCTGCGGACCTGACCAGAAAGGATAGCTGGGTGGCGGCGCTTCGTAGGGCGGAACATGGCCGCAACAGCTCCAAGCTTTGGAAGCCAACTATCCATTCTTACATCTGCTCAGATCACTTTGTGGGAG GTGCAAAGAGTGATGACCCTCTTCATCCTGCCTACGTGCCAACTTTGTTCTCGTTCACATCTtctgagaagaagaagaagaagaggaaggaggcATCACTGCACCGCCACAAACGCGCCGAGAGGCTCGAT ATGCCCGGAAATGAACTTTGTCGAGCGAGGGAGGAGCTTGAGAGACAACCGGCAATGCTTTCTTCCACTCAAATTCTCCAAG ATGTCCAGCAGCTGATTGGTTGCCAAATAGAACCCAACCTCCCTCATGTAAAGAATGAAGCAGAGGCTTCGCCGCACTCTCACGTTAAGGACGAAGAAATGGAAGCCGATGTCACTAAGTTGCCGCTGACTGTCATTGTCGTGAAGACCGAAGACGATGACGACAAAGCGCTCGAGTGGTCATCGATTCATGGTCGCACTTTGAGCGAAGACCATCTCGGAGGACCACGAGGCGACTTTTTGTCTCCACTGTCCTATGGTGACAATATACCAGAACCTTTGAGGAGCGGCATAGACTGTGAAG ATGTTTGGCAGCACCGCCGAAGCTCCAGTTTGGATCAAGTGGATCCATCTCGCCTTTTCattaaagaggaggaggaggaagctgaTGTCAGCAAGTTCCCGCTGACTGTCGTGGTGGTGAAGAGAGAAGACGATGAAGACGAACCGCCCGAGTGGTCGCGGCTTTATTATGCCAGTCCGAGTGGGGATCGCTGTGGACCGCCACCATCGGACAACCACTTAGCTCCACTGTCGGACGATGACGACACGGAAGAACTTTTGAGGAGTAACGCAGAAGGTGACGAGAAAGCGTTGGAATGCTCTGAAAAGGAGACAACTCTCGGCAACCAGGAAACCTTACAAACGTGTAAAAAACACGTCACCTGCTCAGTCTGCGGTAAAAGTTTTGCAAAGCAATATTTGATTCGACACATGAGAACGCACACTGGGGAGAAACCCTATAGTTGCTCAACTTGTGGTAAAACCTTCTCTCAAAAGCCACATCGGGATTCACACATGAGGACGCACACAGGGGAAAAACCCTTTccttgctcagtttgtggtacGACATTCTCTCGTAAGGAACATGTGGAGTCTCACATGAAAATACACGGGAGGGAGAAACCCTTTAGTTGCGCGACTTGCGGTAAAACTTTCTCCCAAAAGCCATATCTAATATCAcacatgaaaacacacacgggGGAAAAAACCTTCAGTTGCTCGTTGTGTGGTAAAACGTTCTCTCACAAGTCGCACGTAGTATCGCACatgagaacacacactggagaAAAACCATTTCAGTGCTCAATGTGCGGTAAACGATTCGCTCACAAGTCGCACGAGGTGAAACACATGAGGACACACACGGGGGAAAAACCCTTTCgttgctcagtttgtggtaaAACGTTCTCTCGAAATGATTATATGAGCTCACACATGAGAGTACACACAGGAGAGAAACCTTACGGTTGCTTGTTGTGCACTAAAACCTTCTCTCTCAAGTCACACTTGGTCACACACATGAGAATACATACGGGAGAAAAACCCTACAGCTGCGCAATTTGTGGTGAAACCTACGCTCATAAAAACAGTTTGACTGTACACATGCGGACCCATAAGAAGGGacagtaa
- the LOC119127186 gene encoding zinc finger protein 391-like isoform X2, whose amino-acid sequence MVKSCCAIGCAYRFQKGDTKKLYRFPADLTRKDSWVAALRRAEHGRNSSKLWKPTIHSYICSDHFVGGAKSDDPLHPAYVPTLFSFTSSEKKKKKRKEASLHRHKRAERLDVRRTPAQDASESITSECDVQQLIGCQIEPNLPHVKNEAEASPHSHVKDEEMEADVTKLPLTVIVVKTEDDDDKALEWSSIHGRTLSEDHLGGPRGDFLSPLSYGDNIPEPLRSGIDCEDVWQHRRSSSLDQVDPSRLFIKEEEEEADVSKFPLTVVVVKREDDEDEPPEWSRLYYASPSGDRCGPPPSDNHLAPLSDDDDTEELLRSNAEGDEKALECSEKETTLGNQETLQTCKKHVTCSVCGKSFAKQYLIRHMRTHTGEKPYSCSTCGKTFSQKPHRDSHMRTHTGEKPFPCSVCGTTFSRKEHVESHMKIHGREKPFSCATCGKTFSQKPYLISHMKTHTGEKTFSCSLCGKTFSHKSHVVSHMRTHTGEKPFQCSMCGKRFAHKSHEVKHMRTHTGEKPFRCSVCGKTFSRNDYMSSHMRVHTGEKPYGCLLCTKTFSLKSHLVTHMRIHTGEKPYSCAICGETYAHKNSLTVHMRTHKKGQ is encoded by the exons ATGGTGAAAAGTTGTTGTGCCATAGGATGTGCCTATCGCTTCCAAAAAGGCGATACCAAGAAGCTGTATCGGTTCCCTGCGGACCTGACCAGAAAGGATAGCTGGGTGGCGGCGCTTCGTAGGGCGGAACATGGCCGCAACAGCTCCAAGCTTTGGAAGCCAACTATCCATTCTTACATCTGCTCAGATCACTTTGTGGGAG GTGCAAAGAGTGATGACCCTCTTCATCCTGCCTACGTGCCAACTTTGTTCTCGTTCACATCTtctgagaagaagaagaagaagaggaaggaggcATCACTGCACCGCCACAAACGCGCCGAGAGGCTCGATGTAAGGAGGACACCAGCGCAGGATGCAAGTGAAAGCATCACATCAGAATGTG ATGTCCAGCAGCTGATTGGTTGCCAAATAGAACCCAACCTCCCTCATGTAAAGAATGAAGCAGAGGCTTCGCCGCACTCTCACGTTAAGGACGAAGAAATGGAAGCCGATGTCACTAAGTTGCCGCTGACTGTCATTGTCGTGAAGACCGAAGACGATGACGACAAAGCGCTCGAGTGGTCATCGATTCATGGTCGCACTTTGAGCGAAGACCATCTCGGAGGACCACGAGGCGACTTTTTGTCTCCACTGTCCTATGGTGACAATATACCAGAACCTTTGAGGAGCGGCATAGACTGTGAAG ATGTTTGGCAGCACCGCCGAAGCTCCAGTTTGGATCAAGTGGATCCATCTCGCCTTTTCattaaagaggaggaggaggaagctgaTGTCAGCAAGTTCCCGCTGACTGTCGTGGTGGTGAAGAGAGAAGACGATGAAGACGAACCGCCCGAGTGGTCGCGGCTTTATTATGCCAGTCCGAGTGGGGATCGCTGTGGACCGCCACCATCGGACAACCACTTAGCTCCACTGTCGGACGATGACGACACGGAAGAACTTTTGAGGAGTAACGCAGAAGGTGACGAGAAAGCGTTGGAATGCTCTGAAAAGGAGACAACTCTCGGCAACCAGGAAACCTTACAAACGTGTAAAAAACACGTCACCTGCTCAGTCTGCGGTAAAAGTTTTGCAAAGCAATATTTGATTCGACACATGAGAACGCACACTGGGGAGAAACCCTATAGTTGCTCAACTTGTGGTAAAACCTTCTCTCAAAAGCCACATCGGGATTCACACATGAGGACGCACACAGGGGAAAAACCCTTTccttgctcagtttgtggtacGACATTCTCTCGTAAGGAACATGTGGAGTCTCACATGAAAATACACGGGAGGGAGAAACCCTTTAGTTGCGCGACTTGCGGTAAAACTTTCTCCCAAAAGCCATATCTAATATCAcacatgaaaacacacacgggGGAAAAAACCTTCAGTTGCTCGTTGTGTGGTAAAACGTTCTCTCACAAGTCGCACGTAGTATCGCACatgagaacacacactggagaAAAACCATTTCAGTGCTCAATGTGCGGTAAACGATTCGCTCACAAGTCGCACGAGGTGAAACACATGAGGACACACACGGGGGAAAAACCCTTTCgttgctcagtttgtggtaaAACGTTCTCTCGAAATGATTATATGAGCTCACACATGAGAGTACACACAGGAGAGAAACCTTACGGTTGCTTGTTGTGCACTAAAACCTTCTCTCTCAAGTCACACTTGGTCACACACATGAGAATACATACGGGAGAAAAACCCTACAGCTGCGCAATTTGTGGTGAAACCTACGCTCATAAAAACAGTTTGACTGTACACATGCGGACCCATAAGAAGGGacagtaa
- the LOC119127232 gene encoding zinc finger protein OZF-like, with amino-acid sequence MSKNELCQAKLQRERLWHQHDAISSTQTVQDVQQPVGLQQARREPPHMKEEEEVPQAFHVKEEEQVPEFHNVKKEEPERLCDKEEEHPQLVCIKEEEKEFDISKLPMMESEDDKDEAPERSHHRDGGPPRNLLAPLSDSDDVDEPLSNDADREGDGKQSKCLEKETLGSKATPQKRPKLFTCSVCAKGFFKKQHMMTHMRTHTGEKPFACSTCGKTFSQKPHLELHARTHTGEKPFTCSFCGKTFSQKQNMESHMRIHTGEKPYSCSTCGKTFSQKPYLVSHMRTHTGEKPFACPFCAETFSRREHVKSHLKMHTGEKPFSCSLCDKPFSHKSNLVTHMRRHTGEKPRSCSLCHQTFSQKEQEDSHMRTHTGDKPYSCLECGERYTLRANLTAHMQTHNEGKE; translated from the exons atgtcaaaaaatgaACTTTGTCAAGCAAAACTACAACGAGAGAGACTCTGGCATCAACATGACGCCATTTCCTCCACTCAAACTGTCCAAG ATGTCCAGCAGCCGGTTGGTCTTCAGCAGGCGCGTCGGGAGCCCCCCCACatgaaagaggaagaggaggttcCACAGGCGTTCCATGTGAAAGAGGAAGAGCAGGTTCCAGAGTTCCACAATGTTAAAAAGGAGGAGCCAGAACGTCTTTGTGATAAAGAGGAGGAGCATCCTCAACTAGTCTgcattaaagaggaagagaaggagTTTGACATCAGCAAGTTGCCAATGATGGAGAGTGAAGATGACAAAGACGAAGCACCTGAACGGTCTCATCATCGTGATGGAGGACCACCACGCAACCTCTTAGCTCCGCTGTCAGACAGCGACGACGTGGATGAACCTTTGAGTAATGACGCAGACCGCGAAGGTGACGGCAAACAGTCGAAATGCTTGGAAAAAGAGACTCTTGGCAGCAAAGCAACGCCACAAAAACGTCCAAAACTTTTtacctgctcagtttgtgctAAAGGCTTTTTCAAAAAGCAACATATGATGACACACATGAGAACGCACACGGGAGAAAAACCCTTCGCTTGCTCAACTTGTGGGAAAACCTTCTCTCAAAAGCCGCATTTGGAATTGCACGCGCGAACGCACACCGGAGAGAAACCCTTCACTTGCTCCTTTTGTGGTAAAACATTctctcaaaaacaaaatatggaaTCACACATGAGAATACACACTGGAGAAAAACCCTACAGTTGCTCAACTTGTGGTAAAACCTTCTCTCAAAAGCCATATCTTGTATCACAcatgagaacacacacaggagaaaaACCCTTTGCCTGCCCTTTTTGTGCCGAAACATTCTCTCGTCGGGAACATGTGAAATCCCACCTAAAAATGCACACGGGAGAAAAACCCTTCAGCTGCTCACTGTGTGACAAACCATTCTCTCACAAGTCAAACCTGGTGACGCACATGCGAAGACACACAGGAGAGAAACCCAGGAGTTGTTCACTCTGTCATCAAACCTTCTCCCAAAAGGAACAGGAGGACTCGCACATGAGAACGCACACGGGAGACAAACCTTATAGTTGCTTGGAGTGTGGCGAACGCTACACTCTCAGGGCCAATTTGActgcacacatgcaaacacacaatgaaGGTAAAGAATAA